The stretch of DNA GTGGATTCTTGCAgggatctgcagcagtgatccACTTCGGTGAAAACAGTGAGGAGATAAAAATCACTCAGTGTGCTGAAAGATCCTCTGATCCAGTTCACCATcttcatttataatattttaattttagtaATCAACTTGTTTGTTCCAGTCGGTTCCAGTGATGAGggtttcctctttttcttcatcttacGTGACAGTAAATTTATGGTTTGGGGGGTTTTAGACTGCTGATCCCACCAAACAAACTATCTGAAGACGTCTATTTTAGTTTTAGGAAACTTTAATGAGCAATTCTCACTATTTGATATGTTGCAAGCAGGAGGGAAAACATGTGATGTGCTGTGAGTGAGACTAGACCTTCATCATCCAGGgttttaaacaacatttaaacaaacagctCATTGATTGAATATGTGGCCTTATATTTCATAAACATAGAATGATTTAACTGTGAATGTTACACTGTAGAAACATATTATAATCGTACGTACGTATATTtaagaaaatgtacttaaagtattagACTTACTTGGTGCAGATTagttagattattattatattagattattattcctcatcatttatgtaaaagcaggattttactgttggagctcattttgaaatattttaatcaattttcattctggattcatctgttgattattattattgattgcTGTgttcgtaaaaaaaaaaaatagtgaaagtAGTGAGAAATAGCCAAAGTGACACTTTCACAACCAACAGTCTAAACCTCAGCATtattaataatacattaaaattgttaaaaggaaaagcagcagatgaaagcaAGAAAAACTGATGATTTTAGTAAAATAGTTGCCAActaatttattgtaatttaatttaatttaattaataaaaatctctaagacatttttatttatgtttttaatatcttATGAGCTCAGGATGTgttctgcacagaaaaaaatcaatttgtaAAGCAATGCTGTcagataaagtaaaataaaacatgaacctTCCCATAATTCCTTATGGAGCTCTTTGTTACTGATGTGACCCCTCGTATGTATCAATAAGCTCAAACAAAGACTTTGAAATGAAGACTCCCTCCTttctggtttcatttaaatgtttttttttaaaagtcccGAACGAGCGAAACAACCCAGTATTCCACAAGAGAGCGAAGACTTTTAGAAAACTAGAGTCTTGTGCAGCAGATTGATCTTCAGATTGATCACGTTGTCTTGTTTTAACAGTTGAGGCAGAGGCTCAGGCTGATTGGACCATTATCAGCCAGGCTCAGTTTATTCTAAAGCAGATGGTTTCCACACTTGAATCTTAAGCGATTGTAGTCGTGCACATGCGGTAAATTCTCTTTGAGAAAGTCCCGTGgattattttaaatcattttctctgTTGTATCCTCAAATGAGGGTAAAACTGCTGCTTCAAAACTTTCGCTTTCACATCCTGGAGCTGAGCCACACAAACTTATCTGTTTTCATCATGACTTAATCTTCGCATTCCTCAGTTGGTTTGGTTGTAGGTCAATCTGAGGACAAAACGCTGCCAAGTCATGCACACATGCTCTCCTGGACAACAAATGTCAACAACAACCTTAGGAAACTGAAACCGTATCAATTCCAGGAACTGAGGCTGATTTATGTCCTGACTGACAGGACAAAGAAAGGTGTGATTGTGAAATGAGGACTGAGTTTTCACTGAGaagcgtctctctctctctctctggcaggtCCGAGCTCCGGCTCTCCAAAGAACTCTCCTCTGAAGAGAATTGGAAGCTTTTTTCCgaagaaggaggaagatgatACCGATGGCGCGTCACAGAAACATCTGAAACGTTCAAAGACAGGTAAATTGATCAGTTAATGCTTGACTGATTTTTCACATCAGTATGTTTCAAGGATGCTGacgtttgatttttttttttaccattacatacattacatcgccaaaagtatgtggacacctaAATAAAATACGTAGACGCTTGTATGTTAGACTCATATCTGATTGTGGCATATTGGGTTTCAGTCTGTTCACCAGGTTTTGGATCCTTtgggctgcagggatttgctcccattcagccacaacaGCATTAGTGAGGTCCAACGTGTTGATGTTGGGTGATCAGGTCTGGATCTGAGTCACGGTCAGGGCTCCACCCAAGGTCTTCTACACAAGTTCTACAAGCTGttgggaaaatgtttactgagcaAATAGATAAAAAGTGAGACGCTAGCTTGTTTTACTTCCTTGTTCATAGACATAGACCTTGTTCCATGTAATTTGACTTCTTTTGAAACCAGCGTCACTCTGTGCTGAACCATTAGAAAGagtgcaggtttaaggctcttcagcatcttTTTAAGACCCGGAGGGTAAGCCCACTTCTACAACactattatctatctatctaaaataTAATAGCATGATAGCAAAAAGTCTCTTAGTGGCAGTTCTGAGCTGAGCTTCTGCTTTGAGGACTTCTTTTCATCCACGTTAGCTTAAAAGTGAACAACCCGTGGACCCTGTGGTGagactgtttgttttattattagtgACAAGTTACAGTGGTTATGACTTTGTTGATACATCAATCTTGTTGTCATCTCATCAACTTTAGCTAACAGCCAACTTAACAGAACTTAAATTCCCAGATAACGACGGGGTGCCAGTAGCTTTCTGTGAGTTTCCTTTCCTAACCTGACCGATGCTTGTAGAGGGCGTGTGGTACTGTTTTATAACGCAGGCTGCTGAGAGTGAAAGTACTGAAATGGGCCGCAGATGACTTGGAATATAATACACAGCTTTCATGGCATGTTCACGGGCTGCGTAAAAATGTTTCTGCACTTTGAGAAAAACTGCTGGAGAACTGGAACAACCTATGAGAAACAGAAACCGAAAGAATGAGGAGAAGgttgtccacatacttttgctcatatagttttttattattaacaatTAACCCCAGTCTGATTTCCCTCAGTTCCCTCAGACCTTTCTTAACATCATACATAAGGAAAGTGTATTTAATAACATTACTAGATGATCAATCAGAGTCAGTACAAGCTGACGGGTCACATGTTATTTATGGCTGTTTTCGCTGACTGTTGTGTTTAACTGGGTGTTTTCCATCCTCAGATCCCAACATGGCCCGATTTGACACAATCATGAGGAAAGGAGCGTCGTTTCGTCAAAGCCTGAGGTTAGGCAGcaataagaagaataaaacctgcagagaggaggcgcTTGTCCTCTcggaggagaagaaggaaggcaaagaggaggaggaggaggaggaggaggaggtgtgtgaggagGTCGAGGAGTCATACACACTACCAGAGCTACCACACACACCGCTGTCAGGTACTGGCTCACATGTTTTTATAAACCTGATTTACCCAAATGAGGTTTGTTCCCTGCTGGCAGCCATATTGGAGGACATCACACACTCTCAGAGCCGTCTTCATATAGAAAGAAGATTAGGAGTCTTCAGCTATGCTCTATGACTCTCTACTGATCTTTCTTTCATGATTTTGCTGCAAGAGGAACCCTTGATTTGAGTTTCAGTTGCATTAGTTGTCAAGCTGTCATACATGTGTCCTTCAGTTTACATCAAAGCTGTGAATTCCACCAGTGTTCCCAAacccctttctgtctctttctctgtctataCATTCAActttcctccttatcctccTCTGTTTTGGCAACAAAAGCAGCCAAAAGATAGGAATCTTATTTTCAGTGTTAGTACACAGCAGCTGACACCACTGACACCACAGTCAGTGTCTAAACTTTTACACTGACAGACGCAAATTCCTGCTTTTCTTATTCTCCTGCATTTCTAATTTATTGAGAATGTGTCTGTTGAGATTAATTAAGGAGGAGTAGCAGCGTTTGctgtcccctccctctctctttccttcactGGGACATTTGAGCTTTGCAATTGTGATAAAACACGACAAAAGATTCACcagcttctctgtttttctcgCAGTGATGCAGATCAACAAGCTGATAGAGATGGAGGTGTTGGAGGAGGCTCACCTGAACCTGCTCGCCATGCGGCACGAGTTCCAGCAGGAGTGTGAGCGGTGCGGCGAGGACTCGCCCATGGAGCTGGCCAAGAAGGAAAAAGACCTCAACCTCCTCTATGGAGAACTGCGGAACAAGGTCAACACCATAGTGCGCAACTCCAACTCTCTTCCCTCCAGAAACAAAGGGCTGCTTGTACTCGTGGCCCGCATCAtccaagaggaggagaggagagccgAGGAACCCGGCGGGCTCCCGAGCAGCTGGATGGAGGCCTGGAGCGAGGCGGTGGCCGAGGGGGTGCGGGTGAAGGTGGAGCACGTCCACCTGGAGCAGATGGAGCAGAACAAATCCTGGTTGGCCGTTCATCTGGGTCTGCTGGGTAAGGCCATCGTGGACGACTTGGAGAGCGTGAAGAGGGACCTGCGGTGGTCGTACCCTCCCAGCTTTAAGGTCTTCAGCACCTACGTGGAGAGTTACCACAGAGTCGTTGGGCGGCACCTGAAGAAGGTGGAGCAGCAGGCGACGGAGCAGAAGGATCTGTACGCCCTGCTGGACTGGATCATCAACCGCTACAAGAGGTTAGTTATGCACAAGTGTGGATTAGATTACATAGAAGCCACAGTTGCCACAGTTGCCACACCTGCTCTGTTATCAGAATttgctaaaaaaataaataaagagggAGAATTAATCAAATTACTAATATTCACTTTACGTGTAGTGAACTTGGTGCCTGATTGGAAATCTAAAGCaaaaatcaacacacacacacacctttcaccTCTGCATTGATTTATTACCAAAAGAATCAACGTTTTGGTCAAAAGGATCTTTTAAGATTGGAAATCTACCAGTACCTGGTTAACTTTACTGACCTGTGTGATTAATAGGAGCAGCGTTGCGGTGGCCAAACAATCAGACAGGCTGTAAACAACACGGTGATCTAATGCACACTATTATTTATTCAACCTACTTCCAGCACAtactgcagctgcagcaaaaACATATTATAACAGAAAGCAAAGATGGAAGACAAGTAAAAGTCTTCAGATGTATCAGACATCTTGCATCGTGTTTACGCCCTCAAACTTGCAGGAAAAACCCAAAACACATGTGAAAATATGTCTGGAGTGCCCACATGGAgctgtgtgcagacagagaTGCATGAAGGATGTCTACCAGCAGCAGGGTGAGCACGAATTCACAGGGCTGCTGACATCATTTGTTGAACCAGGCCACGCCAAACCAAAAAAACGTTGCTAGAAACAACATTTGGAAGaccaaaaataaacagctgatctgataaaaaaaaaaaaaaaagaagaggcaCAGCACTCTCTTGAGGCCAAAATGGAAAGATTTAAATCAGGTCGTGTCTCACAGATTATGTAAAGTAGACATATTTACACAGTTTAACACACATGTAGTGTAACAGACCTGCAAATCAACTCCAGCATCACAATATGCCCCAGATCTGATCTTGGAGGTGATTGGATTTTCATCAAACTTATAATATAGACTCATAAACATATGATGCATATAATGTACTTTTCTTTGTAACATTTCCCAAACGTCCTCGGTCATCTGATGAAATCTGCAGAGCTCCTaaactgacttttcctctttacCCCAACATGAAGCGACATGTCGTCAGTGTTTTTGAATGCCAGCGGATTGCAGCACCGTGACATGTTGTCAAAAGTGTCCTGTTTTTCCCCCCCGACAGCGAGAGGATCATGGGAAGTCTCTCCCTGCAGCCGGACATGAAGGATGAGAGCGCTGATCTGAAGCTGGAGGACgacttcctgcagcagctgaaagacaagtactgctgcagagtgaaggTGAGGAGCAAGTTATTATGTTTTAGCTCTTATTAAAAACTGATTCCCGTTCCTTTGGACCCAGTATTTATCCATCAGGAGTCAACATTTCTCTGTGAGAGCCAAAGTAAACAGGCCCTTCAGTCTTTCATGGTGGGAAATAAAAcgttaaataacaaaaatccTGCACACAGGCGACCACTCGTGTTCTGTTCACAGTGTTTTGGTCGTCAGATCTTTATCAGCATAAATCCAAGatagttttaattaattttaccTGATGAAGGTCAGGactttttggtgttttcacaCCTGTTCATAGTCTCTGGTGTACAAGTAACTGTTTtctttaagataagataaaaaaaacaaggttgtaaccaaagaaaaaaacaagaaaacaaactttttaatCATCCGTTTTCTATAAAATAACGACATTTCCtaaaatgagaaagaaactCTTCAATCAGCCAGGAGGATGTAATCTATTTGCTCATATTTTAGtcacaaaaccaaaacacaacTACAGAATATAACtacaaatgtaattatttgatttttgagCTGCGCTTCACTTTGgacacttttattttcacctgcaaaacaaaagactGAAAGGTTACTAAGCCAACATCTCTGACCTTTAGCCTCAAAAGAAAAAGGCTTCTCACCCCGACATCTACCTGGCTTGTAGTCTACATTCACAATCAGACTAGACTACAGTCATGCAGGGTCATAACAGTGTGCAGTCGGATCAAACAGATCCCGTCTCTTGTCGCTGAGGACAAAGTCGCTTCTCCTTGTGTTTATTGCTGCAGGAGGACATGAGATTGTCGCTGGTCAGAGTCACTGAGCTTGAAAATGAGGACGTCTGGAGGGACAGCAAGCCGCCGAAGAAGGACGAAGAGTTCCTCAGCTCTCCGTTTCACATGGACATCTGGACGGTACGACGCCGTAGCATCTGTCACACCGTCACACCGATGggctgttttatattttaaagatAACAGACATCACATGATGGTTTCATGTGGTCTGGTTGAAATAATAATGTCTTCTTAAAAAGTTTCTTTAAATCATAGgtgtgcttttatttgaaaCTACTTTTTTTAATAGAAAGTACCATTAAACCATTAAAGTGTGTCTGTTTCATATTAACATATATTAATAAGTAGCTTGAAGCACCTAAGTACCTGAAGTACATACTTTCATGCTGGAAATAATGTACTTGTACtactttattttgctttaaatcATAGTTTAAACACCGTAAAATATGCAGCACAGCTATAATTACAAAAGTATGATTTGAAATggctaatatatatatattatatattatatatatatatatatatattataataaatgtaatatttgtcCCAAAGTATGAGGCTTAATTGGCTTgggtttatgtttttgtgtgatttttgtttatttctatggttatttttgtttgtttttcccaaGTAAATGTTCAAATAGATTGAGTTTAAATGACTGTtaagcctttttttctttgtccacAATGTTGTAATGTGGTGATTCGACCAGGTGGGAGCAGCAGACAGCTTCACATTGAGTGctgttgtgtttcctctctgcagaaA from Pempheris klunzingeri isolate RE-2024b chromosome 13, fPemKlu1.hap1, whole genome shotgun sequence encodes:
- the exoc3l4 gene encoding exocyst complex component 3-like protein 4; translation: MSQMMDKSAESPDEDRVSLKSTGKTPTHGAVKETLGMIQTLRKSFRRATEKSPLASGGKGSKVTPETEADSTELGSQTPRSPSPSSGSPKNSPLKRIGSFFPKKEEDDTDGASQKHLKRSKTDPNMARFDTIMRKGASFRQSLRLGSNKKNKTCREEALVLSEEKKEGKEEEEEEEEEVCEEVEESYTLPELPHTPLSVMQINKLIEMEVLEEAHLNLLAMRHEFQQECERCGEDSPMELAKKEKDLNLLYGELRNKVNTIVRNSNSLPSRNKGLLVLVARIIQEEERRAEEPGGLPSSWMEAWSEAVAEGVRVKVEHVHLEQMEQNKSWLAVHLGLLGKAIVDDLESVKRDLRWSYPPSFKVFSTYVESYHRVVGRHLKKVEQQATEQKDLYALLDWIINRYKSERIMGSLSLQPDMKDESADLKLEDDFLQQLKDKYCCRVKEDMRLSLVRVTELENEDVWRDSKPPKKDEEFLSSPFHMDIWTKVKGNVQNSGLIDAQLEQKVIISCFEELKQFPKRFEAEFRRRCSALRPQPLWTEYQITYINSFTALQQHMEEYRDACPGGEEGFRKEVKWLIVRLIQDLEDQFKEDVKPYLRRMMTRKWMTDDDDFKQLHRRTEQLSEHCALIRPPHVQGFASRLHYHVVKEYIGQLMKSNYSCKNRKHEKAASKIRGQWGALRDLFVDMESSHEWLYPVGDDLSDIITQKNKADIKNHLQPLVEHYPDFSKKHLVAVLYFRGVLRGREHQLILRRLAELKRKQGSADGHKSRVLFGDMQVTVNTDCLSNLPLSCLSFLLPDN